A DNA window from Augochlora pura isolate Apur16 chromosome 9, APUR_v2.2.1, whole genome shotgun sequence contains the following coding sequences:
- the LOC144475113 gene encoding cysteine-rich venom protein 6-like, producing the protein MAGCIERTNTPTGNADYFRQGLTTFICSVKRDQTYSNRCANHWKIKMSRSMIFVLAIVAVLCVVVEGNSKCCPPNEVWDDCGTACPGTCELPNPPICTHDCVIGCRCKSGLVRNKNWKCVPLSACSL; encoded by the exons ATGGCAGGATGCATTGAACGAACTAACACGCCTACGGGAAATGCAGATTACTTTAGGCAAGGATTAACAACTT TTATATGTTCGGTCAAACGAGATCAAACCTACTCGAATCGTTGTGCGAACCATTGGAAGATCAAGATGTCCCGTTCCATGATTTTTGTGCTAGCTATCGTCGCAGTCCTATGTGTCG TGGTCGAGGGCAACAGCAAATGCTGTCCGCCGAACGAAGTTTGGGACGACTGTGGCACCGCCTGTCCAGGAACTTGCGAGCTTCCTAATCCACCAATTTGTACACAC GATTGCGTTATTGGCTGTCGATGCAAGTCCGGTCTTGTGAGAAATAAGAATTGGAAGTGTGTCCCGCTGTCGGCATGCTCGCTGTGA